ACCTCCTGCGGTCGAGCGCGGCGGGCGTCTACCTCCTCCTCAATCAACCGTACGGCATCGGCGACAAAGTTCGCGTCGGCGACGAACGAGGCATCGTCCAAGAAGTGGACGTGTTCGTCACCCACATCGAGAGCGAGGGCGAAGAACACGTCATCCCGAACAGTCGCGTGTTCAAGCAAGGCTTCGTTCGGATTCGGGACTGAAAGCGAACGAGCTATTTTCGCCGCTACTCCGTGGATTCGTCGCCGCCGTCTGGTGACTCCTCGCTTCCCATCGGTTCCGCAGGCACGCCCGCCACCGTCGCGCCCGGTGGAACGTCCCTCGTCACCAGCGAGTTCGCGGCGACGCTCGCGCCCGCGCCGATTTCGACGCCGGGCAGGACGATGGCTCCCGCGCCTATCATCGCGCGCTCGCCGACGACAACTTCACCCGTGCGATACTCGTCCTGTAGGAATTCGTGGCAAAGGAGGGTTGCATCGTACCCAATTATCGCGTGGTCCTCGACGGTGACGAGTTCGGGCCAGAACACGTCGGGCGTCGATTCGAGGCCCCACGAGACGCCCTCGCCGACGGTGACGCCGATGGAACTGAGCAGGAGATTCTTGAGTTTGAGGCTCGGCGAGATACGCGCGAGGACGATGACGGCGTAGTTGATAGCGACGGTGAGGGGACTCTTCGCCTTGGGCCACGACTGCAGGGAGTTGAACGGGCCGGGCGTGGCGTGGTGGGTGATGCGGTCGTGGCGCGGCGTGTCGTCAGGTGGGGCTTGGGAGTCGGACTCGTCGCTCTCGTCGGTCACGAAAACGTGTTCACACTGCCGAGGCTTGAAAGTAGTCTATTCGCCCCGGAGTTCCGCCATGTGGTCGATGCGCCGCTGAACGAGGTCCGACTTCCCGATGTCGTGGCGAACGTCCAGTCCGTCCTCACCGGCAACCGCGAGGGCGTCCTCGGCAATCGTCTCGGCCTCAGAAATCGAGTCGGCGACACCCACGACGGCGAAGGCCCGCGAAGTCGTGGTGTAAATCCCATCCTCTCGGTCGTCCACGCTGGCGTAGAAGAGGATGGCGTCCCCCGCGCTCTCCTCGTCTACTTCCACCTTCGCGCCAGCTTTCGGGTTCTCGGGGTAGCCTTCCGGCACGGCGTACTTACAGACCGTCGCCTTTGGGGAGAAGGACAGTTCCGGCAGGGAGTCGCCCTCGCGGGCCCTCGTCAGCACGTCGAGGAAGTCGGTGTTCAGCACCGGAAGCGTGTTCATCGCCTCGGGGTCGCCGAAGCGCGCGTTGAACTCCACGACCTTGACGCCCTCGGTAGTGAGCATGAACTGGCCGTAGAGGACGCCCTTGTAGCCGTCGAGCGCCTCGACAGTCGCTTCGAGTACACTCACGGCGTCGTGGTAGTCCTCGTCGGTCATGAACGGCAGTGCGAGTCCGGCGTCGCTGTAGCTTCCCATGCCGCCCGTGTTAGGTCCCTCGTCGCCCTCGTAGGCACGCTTGTGGTCCTGCACGGCGGGCGTGACTCGCAGGTCGCCGTTGGCGACGAACGCCTGTACAGTAAACTCCTCGCCGACGAGTCGCTCTTCGAGGACGACTCGCTCGTAGTCGGCGTCTTGGAGGTACTCTTTCGCTTCCTCCTTGGTAATCTGGTCGCCGGTGACTCGCACACCTTTCCCGCCAGTCAACCCTGCTGGCTTCACCGCGAGGTCGCCGTCGTAGTCGTCGATGTACTCGCAGGCGGCCTCCATGTCGTCGAACGTCTCGAAATCCGGACAACCCGGTACGTCGTGCTGGCGCATGAACCGCCGCTGGAACGCCTTGTCGGTCTCGATGCGGGCCTCGTCGGCCTCCGGTCCGAAGGCGTAAATTCCGGCGTCGTCCAGCGCGTCGGCGACGCCTGCCGCGAGCGGTCCCTCGGGACCGACGACGGCGAGGGTCGCACCCACGTCCTCCGCGTAGGAGACGACCGCAGTGGGGTTCTCCGTGTCGAGCGTCTCGAAGCCTTCCGCGATGGCCGCGATACCCGGGTTTCGGTTGCCAGCGCAAGCGTAGAGGTCGGCCGAACTGTCGCTCAGCGCACGAGCGATGGCGTGTTCGCGCCCGCCGCCGCCGACTAACAGGACTGTCTCGCTCATATCTGGGAGAAGTGGGCAAAGGAGTGTAAAGGTTGCTCTTGTGCGCAGTGGAAGTATTCACGAATGTGAGTATTCATTTCCTATTTCTCGGCTTCGACGCGCTCGCGCTGGCCGCTCAGGACGAAGCCGAGACCGACGCCGATGCCGAGAAGCGTCAGTCCGGTTTCGCGGGAACTGTCCCGTTCTTCTCCTCGTTCGTACGCCTCGTTATCTGTGATGTGGGCTTCGACTCGGTACACCACGTAGTAGTCCCCGTTCTTCCGGACGAGTTCGTTCGCGCCGTCTACGGCATAGTGCGTCTTCGCCGACCCAGTTTCGATTGCTCGTCGAACCGGGTGACTGACCCGAGAGATGGGCGTCGAAGCGTATCGCATCGCTCGGCGAGCAGGCGCTCGGTTCAGCGTCAGCCGTACAGTTCCAGTGTCGTAGGCCACTTCTTCGGACTCGACTTCGTAGAACGAGCCATCGACGTAGGCGTACTGGTAGCTGTTCGGGCCGTAATTCTCGACGTGGCCTGCCCACGAGACGTTTGCTGTGAGGTTCCCTCGCTGATAAATAGCGTATTCGAGCGTACAACTGCGGGACGGGAGCGGGTTGCCGAGACAAGCGATGTCGCTGTCGATACCGCGAGCATGGATGTCGTAGTCGATGCCGTCCGACTGGTTGTACGTTACTTCCGTCGCCTCGTAGCGGTAGGAGTTGGGATGAGCCACACCGAAGGCATCGATGTAGAGGGGGTTGAGAAGCAGGAGGACGCCCAACGCGATTTTCAGCGTCGAGCGAGAGACGGGGAGGTCCATGCTCCGCTCGTGAGTACGAAATGACTTGTATGTTCCGCGACTACTTCGAAAAGAAGTATTTCGGCCACTCAGGTCGGTTCGTGGTCCGCGAGTTGCTTGCGGAGCGCGACGGCGAGTTCTTCGAACTCGGTGATGCGGAGTTCGTTGGTCGTCAGGAGGACGCCGTGGTCACCGACGATGACGCGATTGACGAACCCCTTCGAGAACACTCGAATGGTGAACTCGTACTCACCGATGTCGGGTTCGAAACCCGCCTTCGCTGTCTTGTTGTAGGTTTCAGCGGAGTCGAATCCGAGGCGCTCGTTCTCGACCAGCGTCTGCTTGGCTTCGCGCGCTCGCTCGTGGTCGCCCTCGTAGAGGTCGCTCCGGAGGTAGATGAGGTCGAACGCGTCGGGCGTGAAGTAGACGACGCTCCGCAGCGAGTCGCCGACTGCGGTTCGGCAGGTGCTGGCGAGTTGGTCCGCGAACTCCTCGGAGATGCCTGTCTCTGTCATGGCGGGTCTGATACGACTCGGAAGGGCTTCAATCTCGCTTGTGATTTCGGACACTATGTTGGAGTCGCCGAACTCTGTGCATCACTTCGGAAGCGAACGGCTCTGCAAACTCAACTGCGGCTATGAACAGCACTATCTGCAAACGCAATTGAGGCTATGAACCGCACTATCGCCGAAACCTAGGAGAGACCGCACCGCCACCGCAACGGCCACACCCTCCCCACCCGACTGCGGGCTTCAGTACGAAAGACGCGACGTGTCGCGTCTTTCGGGCTTGCAGTCCTCGTCTCTCACGCGGTTCGTTAGGTCAGTCGCGCACTTTGCGCGACTGCCCCGACCGCACGCGCCGGGTGGTTTGTGAAAATGCATTTGGAGTTACGGCGCGCGCTGGCGCGACCCTCGTGGTCGCGCCGACCGTCGCGCGAGGGATGAGTGAAGCGACTGTAAGGAGCGAAACGAATCGGTTGGGGAGGTGTGGGCCTTGGCGGTGCTGTGCGGTCTTCTATGTATCGGGAGTAGCTAGCTCTCTCGGTCTGAAATCTCTTCTCGGGGACTCTTCCTCACACTCCCTCTCACAGGCTTCTTTCGAAACTCCTTGTCGGAGACTCCTTCCGAAACTCCCTCTCGGAGACCCAAGCACTTCGAGTACGAACACGAAATCTCCAAAACCCCGCCTTTACCTCCAACGAACTCGTTTCTTCGTGTATGACCGACCCCACCGCGCGAAACCGTCTCGGAGAAGAGCAAAGCCCGTATCTCCGTCAGCACGCCGACAACCCGGTCAACTGGCAACCGTGGGACGACGCCGCGCTCGACGCCGCCGCAGAGCGCGAGGTCCCCATCTTCCTCTCTATCGGCTACTCCGCCTGCCACTGGTGTCACGTGATGGAGGAAGAGAGCTTCGAGGACGAGGAAGTCGCGGAAGTCCTCAACGAGAACTTCGTCCCAATCAAGGTGGACCGCGAGGAGCGTCCCGACATCGACAGCATCTACCAGACCATCTGTCAGGCCGTCACCGGTGGCGGCGGATGGCCACTCTCGGTGTGGCTTACGCCCGACGGCAGGCCCTTCTACGTGGGTACGTACTTCCCCAAGCACGCCAAGCGCAACCAACCCGGCTTCCTCGACTTGCTCGACAACATCCGCAACTCGTGGAGCGACGAGGAGGGTCGCCGCGAGATGAAACGCCGGGCAGACCAGTGGACCGACGCCATCGAAGGCGAACTCGAATCGGTGCCAGAACCGGGCGAAGAACCCGACGAAGACCTGCTCGAAACGGCTTCACGGGCCGCCAGTCGCTCGGCCGACGAGGAGCATGGCGGCTTCGGCACCGGTCAGAAGTTCCCCCAAGCGTCCCGCATCAATCTCCTCCTGCGCGCCTACCACCGCGTGGACGGCGAGAGCTACAAGCAAGTCGCCACTGACGCGCTCACCGCGATGGCGGAGGGCGGCCTCTTCGACCACGTCGGCGGCGGGTTCCACCGCTACACCGTGGACCGCGAGTGGGTCGTCCCGCACTTCGAGAAGATGCTGTACGACAACGCCGAAATCAGCAGGGCGATGCTCGCAGGCTATCAGGTCACGGGCGACGAGCGATACGAGACCGCAATCCGCCAGAGCTTCGAGTTCGTGGCGCGCGAGATGACTCACGAACGAGGAGGGTTCTTCAGCACGCTCGACGCCCAGAGCGACGGCGAAGAGGGCAAGTTCTACGTCTGGACGCCCGAGCAGATTCACGACGCTGTCGAGGACGAGACGGCCGCGGACCTCTTCTGCGACCGCTTCGGCGTGACCGAGAAGGGTAACTTCGAGGGCAAGACGGTCCTCACGATTTCAGAGTCCGTCGAATCGCTCGCCGAGGACTACCAGATGGACGAAGCGGTTGTCGAGGACACACTCGAAGACGCCCGCCAGCAAGTCTTCGAAGCGAGAGCAGAACGAGTCCGCCCGCGGCGTGACGAGAAAGTTCTAGCAGGCTGGAACGGCCTGATGATTTCCGCACTCGCGGAGGGCGCGCTGGTACTTGACGGCGGCGAGCAGTACGCCGAGATGGCGACCGACGCGCTCGAATTCGTGAAGGAGACGCTCTGGCGCGAAGACGAAGGGAAGCTGTTCCGTCGGTTCAAAGACGGAGACGTGGCAATCGAGGGCTACCTCGAAGACTACGCCTTCCTCGCTCGCGGCGCGCTGAACCTGTACGAGGCGACCGACCACGTCGAGCACCTCGCGTTCGCGCTGGACCTCGCGCGGGCCATCGAAGCCCAGTTCTGGGACCCAGAAGCTGGAACCATCTACTTCACGCCCGAGCGCGGCGAGGAACTGGTCGCGCGACCGCAGGAACCGTACGACCAGTCCACGCCGTCGAGTCTCGGCGTTGCGACGGAGACGCTCCTATCGCTCTCCCACTTTACCCCAGACGACGCCTTCCAAAACATCGCCGAGGCAGTCCTCTCCCGCCGGAGCCAACAGTGCGAGTCGAGTCCGTTGCAGTACACCTCCCTCGTGCTGGCGGCCGACCGCTACGCGAGTGGCTCGGTCGAACTGACCGTCGTCGCCGACGAACTCCCCGAGTCGTGGCGCGACCGACTCGCCGGGACGTACCTCCCGATGCGACTGCTGTCGCGGCGGCCATCAGATGACGACGAACTCGCGGACTGGCTGGACAAACTCTGCCTCGAAGACGCGCCACCGATCTGGGCCGACCGCGAACAGACCGACGGCGTTCCGACGCTGTACGTCTGTCGGAACTTCACCTGCTCGCCGCCCGTGACCGACGTGGACGAAGGACTGGACTGGCTGGAGAACTGAGGAGTCGTCGCGTTTCGACGAGACTGCTTACTCGTCGCTCGTCTGGTCGGCGAACCCCGCCACTATCGAGCGCAGTCGGTCCACTGGAAGCCGAGTGAGGAAGTCCAAGACCGACTCGCTCCGCTCGAAGAGGCGACGCAGTTGGCGGACGCGCTGTAGGTCCCGCTGGTTTCGCTCGGTGTCCGGCGCGGCTTCGAGCAGTTCTTCGGCGTCGGTCAGTGCCCGACCCATGATGTCCGCCTCGCGACGGACCTGCTGGCGGAGGAAGTCCTGGAGAATCCGCCAGAAGTCCCGCTCGGCCTCGAAGAACACGCGCTTTCCTTCGCCGGGTTTGCTCCGTCGGTGGACCATGTGCATCCCTTCGAGCGTGCTCATGGCGTTGCTGACCGTCGATTTCGCGTAGCCGCTCTCTGCTACGAGGTCGTCTAACGACAGTGCTTCGTCGGCGAAGTAGAGGACTCCGTAGAGCCGTCCGTAACTCCTGTTGAGACCGTACACCTCCGCGCTCCGCTCCATCGCTTCCATGACCCGCTCGCGGGCGCGGTCGCCTGCGTCCGTGGTCTCGTCTGAGCCGTCGGCCTCTTCCTCGCTCACGCTCGTTCCCCCCATTCGCTCCGCTCAATATTGCGCCTCGCCATCTTCGTGCCAGACACTCGGCAGGGAAAGCATTAAATCGTTGTGTTCAGAATATTCGGTAAATGCCGAATTTAGAAAATAGGCGGCAGTCGGCCGAGGAGTCCAGTCTCGTTCTGCGCGCTGAGGGCGTCGAGAAGACGTACGAATCGCGGCTTCCGTTCGGACGGTCCGTCGAAGTCCTGACGGACGCGAGCTTCACGCTGTCGAGCGGCGAAATCGTCGGCATCGTCGGCGAGAACGGGAGCGGGAAGTCCACGCTGATGAAGATTCTCGTCGGCGCGCTCGACGCGGACGCGGGCGGTGTGTCGCGGGAAGGCACAGTCGGCTGGTGCCCACAGGAACCACTGTTGTACGACCGGTTGACCGTCGAGGAGACGTTTCGACTGTTCGGGTCGGCGTACGGTCTCGCAGACGAGGAAATCGAGTCGGCGCTCGACAGACTGGCCGACCGACTCGATTTCGAGCGATTCCGCGACTACCGCGTCGAGAATCTGAGCGGCGGCAACCGACAGAAGGTCAATCTGGCCGTCGCGCTCCTCTGCGACCCGGACGTGCTGTTCTTGGACGAACCGTACACCGGCTTCGACTGGGAGACGTACCTCGCGTTCTGGGACCTCACCGAAGAGTTAGTCGAGCGCGGCACCGGAATCTGCATCATCTCGCACCTCATCAACGAGCGCGAGCGATTCGACCGCATCTACGAGTTGCGGGAGGGCGAACTGGTCGAAACCGAACCACCTGAAGGAGGAGACACGGAGCACAACCATGGAAGCGCGTAGGCTCGCCACCGGCGTCAAAGCGGGCACCCTGTCGTTCTTCCGCGAACCGCTGACCGTGGCGTTGCTCGTCGTCCTCCCGCTAGTCGCTATCGAACTGTACGGTGCGGCGATGGCGTCGTTTCCCACGCTCCCGTTCATGGAAGCCCCACCCGAGACGGCCGGACGCATCAGCGGTGCGCTGTTCGCCACCGCGTTCCTCGCGGGCCTACTCGGCCTGTTTCAGGTAATCAGCGCCAGAGACGCGGACAATCGATTGGCGATTTGTGGCTTCCCGCGTGCGACGCTGCTGGTGAGTCGATTAGCGACTGTCTTAGTCGTCGCCACGGTGGTCGCCGCGCTCGCGACGCTCGCGCTGACCTACAGCGTGGACGTCGCCGAACCGTTCGTCGCGTTCGGCGTCTTGGCGGCCGCGGGCGTCGTCTACAGTTTGGTCGGAGTTCTCGTCGGGACGCTGGTTCCCAAGGAACTCGAAGGCTCGCTAGTGCTGGTGTTCCTCGCCGACATGGACGACTTCCTGTCGAGCGGACTGTTAGACGCCGACGTCCCGGTGGCGAAGTTCTTCCCGCTGTACCATCCACACCACGCGCTCCAGTCGGCGGTCCTGGACGGTTCCGTGTCCAGTGGACACGTCAGAGGTATCTTCGCGACTGTCGCCGTCCTGCTCGTCATCGCGCTTGGTGCGTATCTGTGGACGACGGGAGGAGTCGGCGAATGAGTGGACGAACCGGCGGGCGGACGGACGGGCAAACGAGCGGGCGAGTGGGCGGCCGCGTGGGACTCGCCTTGCGGATGGGTATCCGCGAGTACGTTCGGACGCCGGTCCTGCTCGCACTCTTGGTCGTCCTGCCCGTGTACTTCGTCGGCGTCGTCGGCTACGCGACGCCGAGCGCGACGATTCCGGTCGAAGTCGGCGGCGAATCGGTTCGAATCGCGATGAACGACCTGTACGCGACGCTCGCGGCACCACTAGCGGCCGCGCTCGTCGGCGGCATCGCGGGGCTGTTCGTCATGCGCTCGACGCGCGAGGCCGACGCTCGACTCGTCCTCGCAGGCTACCGACCGACGGAGGTCGTGGGAGCCCGCATCGGACTTCTCGGCGTCGTCTGCGCCGTTCTTTCGGTGGTCGTCCTGAGCGTGCTGGCGGTCAGTTCCGTTCCGAATCACGTCGGCTGGTTCGCGGTCGCGACCGGACTCGCCGCGCTCACCTACGCACTCGTCGGTGCGCTCGTGGGCACCGTCCTCGGCCGCCTCGCTGGCGTCTACGCGATGCTATTCGGTCCGACGATAGACGTGTTCCTCTTCCAGAATCCGACGACGACCGACTCGGCGGCCGGAGCGACGTTCTTGCCGGGGCACTTTGCCACCATGGCTGCGATGGACGCCGCCCTCGGTTCGGGATTCGACGCGACGCCGCTCCTCTGGGGACTCGCGTACCTCGCGGTCGTTGCGGTGGTAGCTGTCGGGGCGTTCTACCGAGCAATCGTCGAGTAACTCTGGCAGCCGTCGTCGATGTCCGGACGACTATCCTTGGCGTCCGGACGACTGTCGATACTGTCGCTCGAACGTTTTCGAACTGTCCAGGACTGCCACACCCCTTAACGGCCTGAAAAAACTTTTATTGCGTCTTCCCGGGTGACGTACCCTAGAGAAAACGGGGCTCACGAACCACATGCAACCGCGATTCGACTCGCTGAATTCGGAACCGGGACTAGAGGTAGTAGACCCCATCGAGAACTCTCGGTTCGTCTTTCAGACCGACTGCCCCGTCTCGCCGACTGCCGCAGACACCGAGGAGTTTTACTTTCCTGTTTCGACGGCCTGCGAGGTAGTCGTCGAGGAGTTGTCGCTGCCTCGTATGGTCTGGTTCTCCGTCCGCGAGGCGACGGGTGACTACGTCGAAGAGGTGCAGTGGAACGACACACGAGAGCTAGAACCCGGAGCGTATCTACTCGACTTCAGTTCGCGCATCAAACTGTACGTTCGTGCGGACTCAGCCCTGACTATCGACGCCGACCCCGATTCGGCTCGAATCGCGTTCGACGGTCCGACTCGCGTTCGAATCGGTGCCCGGTCGAACCACAGTTCGCCGGGAGCGACGGTCACCGTCCCCGACGACCCGACGGCACTCATGGACGCCGTCTCGACGTTCGGGTCCGCTCTCAAGACCACCAGTTGCGAACGGTCGTGGCCCAGTCTCCGCGGCCATCCACCACAGGTCGAACGCGGCGACGAACTGCAGATTCCAGACGAGTTGGAACCGCCGGACACCGGTGTGACGATTCACGTTCCTCCTGCGTACGAATCTATCTTTGCCGTCGCGCCACTCGCGTACTACCTCGGTGCGACGGTCGTCCCCGGGGAATCGCCTCGGATAACGACCGACGATGGATTCGTCCATCGACTCGACAGCAAACGCGGCTTCGAGGACGAAGCGATTCGGACGCTGAAACAGACGTTCCTCCTCGACTGCGTCACTCGGACGGAAGGCTACTATCAGATGCGATTGAAGGCACGCAAAGCCCTCGAACCACGTCCCGAGGTGCCGCTCGACTTCGAGTCGCTGTACGAACTGTCGCTTGCCGAGCAGTTGCGGGAGTACCTCTCGGTGCCGTTCTCGGCGGTCGAATCGACAGTCCCGACGTGGAATCGCGTCGTCCACATGCGTCCCGACTTCGAGAGCGTCGAACTGCTCCCGTTCGTCGCTGACGACCTTTCGCTCGTCCGCGTCCACACTTCCGAGGCGAACGCGCTCTCCCCCGAACGCGAACAGAAGCAGCAGGCACTCGAATCGTTCAAACGCAGTTCCGAGCGCCAGACTGGCGTTCCCGGTCCGAACGAGTACATGCCGCTTCCGACAGACGACGACGCTATCGAGCGGGCGTGGGTCGGCGAGGAGACGCCAGACCGAGGGGCGAAACTGCTTCCTGCAGCGTTTCGCCACGAACAGCCGCAGCCGAGGGACGGCACCATCGAGGTGACTATCGTCTGTAACGACGAGGAGATGAACGAGGAGTTTGACGCCGTGTCTGCGGTCTACGGCTCACGCAAACACGTTCGGTTCGACGTAGAGTCACGATTCGGCGTCTCGACTGACGAAGTTCGCTCACTGCTCGCTGAGGACACCGACCTCTTTCACTTCATCGGCCACATCGACGGTCGTGGATTAGAGTGTCCCGATGGCGTCCTCGACGCCGAGACGGTATCTGAGACCGGGGCGACGACAGTGCTGCTGAACGCGTGTCGGTCTCACGACCAAGGCGTCGCACTCGTCGAAGCGGGTGCCAAGGCAGCCATCGTGAGCCTGAGCGACGTCGAGAACGAGGCTGCGGTCGAAGTCGGCGAAACGTTCGCTCGGTTGCTCGACTACGGATTCACAGTCGGCGGTGCGCTCGAAGTCGCGCGCGAGTACACCACAGTCGGTCGGCAGTACGTGGTCCTCGGGGACCCGAATACGGCGGCCACGGAACCCGAAGGCGGCGGTCCCTTCATCTCTGACTTAGAAGAAAACGCGCCGTGGCCACCCTCACGCGACGACGAGATAGACGTGCGGTCGAGCGTGTACTGCTCCCAATCGTTCGTCATGGGGTCGGTGGGTAAGACACCACTCGAACCGACCGAGACCCCTACGTACTACCTCGTTCCCGGTCACGTTGGTACCTTCACTTGGTCAGTTCGACAACTCGAACGAATCTACGAGGGGAACGAAATGCTGTACGCTATCGACGGTGAATTACGCTGGAGCGAAGGCTGGCCCTTCGGCGAGGCGGAACAACGGCAGTGACGATAGTTATAGGTGGTCAGTCAGACTCGAAGGAGTTCCCGTCTCACACCAGCACGTCGGCGTCTAGCAGTCGGTCGGCGACGTACGTCGCCACCGGAACGTCTTCGCTCTCTTCGAAGCGGAACAGTTCCTCGTCGTCTTGTTCGAGGACGATGGTCGGGATGAGCGTCACGTCGTACTCGTCGGTCAGTTCGCCGTCCTTGTTCTGGTCTACTTCGTACGTCTCGATTTCTTCGTCCGGAACGCCCGCCGCGTCGAGTGCGGCGAAGAAGTCCGGCATCACGGTCCGGCAGTCGCCACACCAGTCTGCACCCCAGATTTTGTAGGTGACTTCGCCCACGGCGGATTCGAGGGCACTCACGACTTCGCTGTGTGCGTCGGCGTCCCACGTCGGGTTCGGTTCGGTCGTCTCCATGCGCGAATATTGTCGTTCGGGGGCTTTAACCCCTAGGCTGCGGCGAAACTCCCGGTAGTCAGTCGGAGTCGGCACTACCTGCCGCCGCCCACCATGCGTTTATACGTGCACTTCGTAGATGGGAACAATGAAAGACTCCATCCTGGAGGCCGTGGGGTCTCCTCTCGTTCGCGTCTCCTCGCCCGAAGGCGCGACCGTCGCGGCCAAGTTGGAGGCGTTCAACCCCGGCGGGTCTGCGAAGGACCGCCCCGCGCGCTCGATGATAGCCGCCGCCGAGCGCGAGGGCGTCATCTCGCCCGGTGACCGACTCGTCGAACCGACGAGCGGCAACACCGGCATCGGGTTGGCCGTCGCGGCCGCCGCGCGCGGCTACG
The sequence above is a segment of the Halorussus halophilus genome. Coding sequences within it:
- a CDS encoding ABC transporter ATP-binding protein → MPNLENRRQSAEESSLVLRAEGVEKTYESRLPFGRSVEVLTDASFTLSSGEIVGIVGENGSGKSTLMKILVGALDADAGGVSREGTVGWCPQEPLLYDRLTVEETFRLFGSAYGLADEEIESALDRLADRLDFERFRDYRVENLSGGNRQKVNLAVALLCDPDVLFLDEPYTGFDWETYLAFWDLTEELVERGTGICIISHLINERERFDRIYELREGELVETEPPEGGDTEHNHGSA
- a CDS encoding acyltransferase; its protein translation is MTDESDESDSQAPPDDTPRHDRITHHATPGPFNSLQSWPKAKSPLTVAINYAVIVLARISPSLKLKNLLLSSIGVTVGEGVSWGLESTPDVFWPELVTVEDHAIIGYDATLLCHEFLQDEYRTGEVVVGERAMIGAGAIVLPGVEIGAGASVAANSLVTRDVPPGATVAGVPAEPMGSEESPDGGDESTE
- a CDS encoding thioredoxin family protein — protein: METTEPNPTWDADAHSEVVSALESAVGEVTYKIWGADWCGDCRTVMPDFFAALDAAGVPDEEIETYEVDQNKDGELTDEYDVTLIPTIVLEQDDEELFRFEESEDVPVATYVADRLLDADVLV
- a CDS encoding CHAT domain-containing protein, which translates into the protein MQPRFDSLNSEPGLEVVDPIENSRFVFQTDCPVSPTAADTEEFYFPVSTACEVVVEELSLPRMVWFSVREATGDYVEEVQWNDTRELEPGAYLLDFSSRIKLYVRADSALTIDADPDSARIAFDGPTRVRIGARSNHSSPGATVTVPDDPTALMDAVSTFGSALKTTSCERSWPSLRGHPPQVERGDELQIPDELEPPDTGVTIHVPPAYESIFAVAPLAYYLGATVVPGESPRITTDDGFVHRLDSKRGFEDEAIRTLKQTFLLDCVTRTEGYYQMRLKARKALEPRPEVPLDFESLYELSLAEQLREYLSVPFSAVESTVPTWNRVVHMRPDFESVELLPFVADDLSLVRVHTSEANALSPEREQKQQALESFKRSSERQTGVPGPNEYMPLPTDDDAIERAWVGEETPDRGAKLLPAAFRHEQPQPRDGTIEVTIVCNDEEMNEEFDAVSAVYGSRKHVRFDVESRFGVSTDEVRSLLAEDTDLFHFIGHIDGRGLECPDGVLDAETVSETGATTVLLNACRSHDQGVALVEAGAKAAIVSLSDVENEAAVEVGETFARLLDYGFTVGGALEVAREYTTVGRQYVVLGDPNTAATEPEGGGPFISDLEENAPWPPSRDDEIDVRSSVYCSQSFVMGSVGKTPLEPTETPTYYLVPGHVGTFTWSVRQLERIYEGNEMLYAIDGELRWSEGWPFGEAEQRQ
- a CDS encoding GbsR/MarR family transcriptional regulator produces the protein MGGTSVSEEEADGSDETTDAGDRARERVMEAMERSAEVYGLNRSYGRLYGVLYFADEALSLDDLVAESGYAKSTVSNAMSTLEGMHMVHRRSKPGEGKRVFFEAERDFWRILQDFLRQQVRREADIMGRALTDAEELLEAAPDTERNQRDLQRVRQLRRLFERSESVLDFLTRLPVDRLRSIVAGFADQTSDE
- a CDS encoding thioredoxin domain-containing protein; the encoded protein is MTDPTARNRLGEEQSPYLRQHADNPVNWQPWDDAALDAAAEREVPIFLSIGYSACHWCHVMEEESFEDEEVAEVLNENFVPIKVDREERPDIDSIYQTICQAVTGGGGWPLSVWLTPDGRPFYVGTYFPKHAKRNQPGFLDLLDNIRNSWSDEEGRREMKRRADQWTDAIEGELESVPEPGEEPDEDLLETASRAASRSADEEHGGFGTGQKFPQASRINLLLRAYHRVDGESYKQVATDALTAMAEGGLFDHVGGGFHRYTVDREWVVPHFEKMLYDNAEISRAMLAGYQVTGDERYETAIRQSFEFVAREMTHERGGFFSTLDAQSDGEEGKFYVWTPEQIHDAVEDETAADLFCDRFGVTEKGNFEGKTVLTISESVESLAEDYQMDEAVVEDTLEDARQQVFEARAERVRPRRDEKVLAGWNGLMISALAEGALVLDGGEQYAEMATDALEFVKETLWREDEGKLFRRFKDGDVAIEGYLEDYAFLARGALNLYEATDHVEHLAFALDLARAIEAQFWDPEAGTIYFTPERGEELVARPQEPYDQSTPSSLGVATETLLSLSHFTPDDAFQNIAEAVLSRRSQQCESSPLQYTSLVLAADRYASGSVELTVVADELPESWRDRLAGTYLPMRLLSRRPSDDDELADWLDKLCLEDAPPIWADREQTDGVPTLYVCRNFTCSPPVTDVDEGLDWLEN
- a CDS encoding DUF7522 family protein — encoded protein: MTETGISEEFADQLASTCRTAVGDSLRSVVYFTPDAFDLIYLRSDLYEGDHERAREAKQTLVENERLGFDSAETYNKTAKAGFEPDIGEYEFTIRVFSKGFVNRVIVGDHGVLLTTNELRITEFEELAVALRKQLADHEPT
- the purD gene encoding phosphoribosylamine--glycine ligase; this encodes MSETVLLVGGGGREHAIARALSDSSADLYACAGNRNPGIAAIAEGFETLDTENPTAVVSYAEDVGATLAVVGPEGPLAAGVADALDDAGIYAFGPEADEARIETDKAFQRRFMRQHDVPGCPDFETFDDMEAACEYIDDYDGDLAVKPAGLTGGKGVRVTGDQITKEEAKEYLQDADYERVVLEERLVGEEFTVQAFVANGDLRVTPAVQDHKRAYEGDEGPNTGGMGSYSDAGLALPFMTDEDYHDAVSVLEATVEALDGYKGVLYGQFMLTTEGVKVVEFNARFGDPEAMNTLPVLNTDFLDVLTRAREGDSLPELSFSPKATVCKYAVPEGYPENPKAGAKVEVDEESAGDAILFYASVDDREDGIYTTTSRAFAVVGVADSISEAETIAEDALAVAGEDGLDVRHDIGKSDLVQRRIDHMAELRGE